Proteins encoded within one genomic window of Oryza glaberrima chromosome 12, OglaRS2, whole genome shotgun sequence:
- the LOC127756306 gene encoding disease resistance protein RGA5-like: protein MAVNISTGVMNSLLVKLEEVCRYDLAEFQFSTQFDFKNNIWNLKEELSCMNALLEKLPDMEALNIQERELRNKVRELAYFVEDKIDMFMHSFGTAVDKATLLTDTMELMLPNLFGKIDEIKDHAVEEVKRVERYNLDVDGSISSNPRQIDEIDDDISPVLCGEANSLVGINVPCEVITQLLMEDMEGESGQHPKVLSIVGLGGLGKSTLAIQVYNKIHGRFECAVFVFASRNRSASVILKDILSQLKYDGSADDIQSLIDATREKLACKRFLVIIDDISSIETWNSISGAFVENNTGSRMITTTRTKDVANACCSSFRGIVYKMKPLGWTDSKSLFFRRIYGSDNYIPEPEELIIVVDILKKCGGVPLAIVVIASLLASQGEVNKLDNWLKIKNSMGFELETNPNFKWMKHILKLSYNNLSWDLKTCFLYLHMYPENINIMKKDLVRQWIAEGFITQRDNRDLEDIAESYFRDLVNRSLIKPVQFKYGEVVSCRVVHNLLLDLIVEKSIEENFVTFPDTIGELRYLQVVDINCGTNLVLVGGFLSDACLPSLRHLRAAGSEELGRGINRLTSIRTLEGINFCNCSVENIRHLGVLTNLRTLGVIYNRRRGNDEDDLIDMVKFAALATSLRELGGCNLRCLDFRVVLEGNIRQPPISFLCSWSPPPQFLQRCHIYKAFHRVPYWIQQVETLTSLCLKVVELKGDDMRVLSRLPCLAYLDLQVFMVPGMEIIIDSVSFSVLKELKLTYGSSTSSLSIEPGAMPKLRIMHLIVFGQAEQDTKSLYGIQHLHSLEDVIITSDYNNVLVSFREALDRHPRIGSIQVCIGASSDL from the exons ATGGCCGTGAACATTTCGACTGGGGTGATGAACTCACTCCTGGTGAAGCTGGAAGAGGTGTGTCGATACGACTTGGCAGAGTTCCAATTTTCTACCCAATTTGATTTCAAGAACAACATCTGGAACTTGAAAGAGGAGTTGAGCTGCATGAATGCTCTACTGGAGAAGCTGCCTGACATGGAGGCTCTGAATATTCAGGAGAGGGAGCTGAGGAACAAGGTACGTGAGCTGGCCTACTTTGTCGAGGACAAAATTGACATGTTCATGCACAGTTTTGGCACTGCAGTTGACAAGGCCACCTTGCTCACTGACACGATGGAGCTGATGCTCCCTAACTTGTTCGGCAAAATCGACGAAATCAAGGATCATGCTGTCGAGGAAGTCAAAAGAGTAGAGAGATACAATCTCGACGTTGACGGGTCTATCAGCTCTAATCCGAGACAGATAGACGAAATCGATGATGATATTTCACCTGTCCTGTGTGGAGAGGCAAATAGTCTCGTCGGCATCAATGTCCCGTGTGAGGTGATTACGCAGTTGCTAATGGAGGACATGGAAGGAGAGTCAGGACAGCATCCTAAGGTGCTCTCCATTGTGGGCCTTGGGGGTCTTGGTAAATCAACTTTGGCCATCCAGGTTTATAATAAAATCCATGGCAGATTTGAGTGCGCGGTGTTTGTGTTTGCCTCACGAAACCGTAGCGCGTCAGTGATTTTAAAGGACATTCTTTCACAACTCAAATACGATGGATCGGCTGATGATATACAAAGTCTCATCGACGCAACCAGAGAAAAACTCGCTTGCAAGAG GTTCCTAGTTATAATCGATGACATATCAAGCATAGAAACATGGAACAGTATTAGTGGTGCATTTGTCGAAAACAACACTGGAAGCAGAATGATTACAACTACGCGAACAAAGGATGTAGCAAATGCCTGCTGCTCAAGCTTCCGTGGCATTGTCTATAAGATGAAACCACTAGGTTGGACGGACTCCAAAAGCTTATTTTTCAGAAGAATATATGGGTCAGATAACTACATCCCTGAACCTGAAGAACTCATAATTGTTgttgatattttaaaaaaatgtggaggAGTTCCGTTGGCTATAGTTGTCATAGCTAGTCTTTTGGCTAGTCAAGGAGAAGTTAACAAACTGGATAATTGGTTGAAGATAAAAAACTCTATGGGGTTTGAACTGGAAACAAATCCTAACTTTAAATGGATGAAGCATATACTTAAACTTAGCTATAATAATTTATCTTGGGATCTGAAGACGTGCTTCCTATATCTTCATATGTATCCTGAAAACATTAACATCATGAAGAAAGACTTAGTAAGACAATGGATAGCAGAAGGATTTATTACCCAAAGAGATAACCGAGACCTGGAAGATATTGCTGAGAGCTACTTCAGAGACCTCGTAAATAGAAGCCTGATAAAGCCAGTTCAGTTTAAGTATGGTGAGGTTGTCTCCTGTCGTGTTGTGCACAATTTGTTACTTGATCTTATTGTTGAGAAGTCGATAGAGGAAAACTTTGTGACT TTTCCTGATACAATTGGGGAACTGCGATATTTGCAAGTGGTTGACATAAATTGCGGCACTAATCTCGTACTCGTGGGTGGATTTCTGAGTGATGCTTGTTTACCATCATTGCGGCATCTGAGAGCTGCAGGGAGTGAAGAGCTCGGCAGGGGGATTAACAGGCTGACCTCTATACGTACACTTGAAGGAATTAACTTCTGCAATTGCTCTGTTGAAAACATCCGACATCTTGGGGTGCTAACCAATCTAAGGACGCTTGGTGTCATCTACAATCGCCGTCGAGGCAACGATGAAGATGACCTGATAGATATGGTAAAGTTTGCTGCTCTTGCCACTTCTCTCAGGGAATTGGGCGGCTGCAACCTCCGCTGTCTAGATTTCAGAGTTGTTCTAGAGGGGAATATCAGGCAACCACCCATTAGCTTCTTGTGCAGCTGGTCTCCTCCTCCACAATTCCTTCAGAGGTGTCACATTTACAAGGCGTTCCACAGGGTTCCATATTGGATACAACAGGTTGAGACCTTAACTAGTCTGTGTCTCAAGGTCGTTGAACTCAAGGGTGATGATATGCGAGTTCTCTCAAGGTTACCCTGCCTCGCTTACCTTGACTTGCAAGTGTTCATGGTTCCTGGCATGGAGATCATTATAGATAGTGTATCATTTTCAGTTCTCAAAGAACTAAAGTTGACCTACGGATCCTCCACCTCCAGTTTGTCGATCGAGCCAGGAGCAATGCCAAAGCTTAGAATTATGCATCTTATTGTTTTTGGCCAGGCAGAACAAGATACCAAGTCTCTATATGGCATTCAGCACCTTCACAGCCTTGAAGACGTCATAATCACATCTGATTACAATAATGTGTTGGTTTCATTTAGGGAAGCCCTCGATAGGCATCCGAGGATTGGTTCCATCCAAGTATGCATAGGAGCATCTTCGGATCTATAA
- the LOC127756307 gene encoding disease resistance protein RGA5-like — MAVNISTGVMNSLLVKLEEVCRYDLKEIQFSTEFDFKNNIWHLKEELSCMNALLQKLPNMEALNIQKRELRNKVRELAYFVEDRIDRFMHSFGTVADKATLLTDTMDLMLPILFEKIHEIKDYVVEEVRRVESIYNLDESISSNPRQIEIDDISPVLCGKANRLVGINVPCEVIMQLLMEDMEGESVQHPKVVSIVGFGGLGKTTLASQVYKKIHSRFECAVFVFASRNRSTSMILNDILSQLRYDGSADGVKSLINATREKLSCKRFLVVIDDIASIETWNSISGAFVETWNSGSRIITTTRRKDVANACCSSFHGIVYKMKPLGWTDSRSLFFRRIYGSDNYSPELEELIIAIDILKKCGGVPLALVVIASLLASQEEVNKLDNWLKIKYSMGFELERNPNSKWMKHILKLSYNNLSSDLKTCFLYLHMHPENYNIMKKDLMRQWIAEGFITQKDNRDLEDIAESYFSDLINRSLIKPAQFKHGEVVSCRVVHNLFLDLIIEKSTEENFVTVIRTDQECSRRHNFLIRRLSYQSNRGNLIQACESLHQVRSVIYFGDRLHQRGESLPRLQMFEALRVLHLRMEGYFPFRAMYDLSPICNLFQLRYLKLEGNRFQFPDTSGELRYLQVVDIKCSGDLVLVGGFLSDACLPSLRHLRTPWNAELGRGINRLTSMRTLEEINFCNCSVENIRHLGMLTNLRTLGVIYNRRRGNDEDDQTDMVKFAALATSLRELGSCNLRCLDFNVALMEHRQPPIGFLYSWFPPPQFLQKFHPQMIFFFRVPYWIQQVETLTSLRLIVDKLEGDDMRVLTRLPCLAYLDLQAIEVPGMEIIIDSVSFSALKELKLIYESSSLSIEPGAMPNLRIMHLIVFGHAEQDTRSLVGIQHLHNLEDVIITSDYNNVMVAFREALDRHPRLSVGYA; from the exons ATGGCCGTGAACATTTCGACTGGGGTGATGAACTCACTCCTGGTGAAGCTGGAAGAGGTGTGTCGATACGACTTGAAAGAGATCCAATTTTCTACCGAATTTGATTTCAAGAACAATATATGGCACTTGAAAGAGGAATTGAGCTGCATGAATGCTCTACTACAGAAGCTGCCTAACATGGAGGCTCTGAATATTCAGAAGAGGGAGCTGAGGAACAAGGTACGTGAGCTAGCCTACTTTGTTGAGGACAGAATTGACAGGTTCATGCACAGTTTTGGCACTGTAGCTGACAAGGCCACCTTGCTCACTGACACGATGGATCTGATGCTCCCTATCTTGTTTGAAAAAATTCACGAAATCAAGGATTATGTTGTCGAGGAAGTCAGAAGAGTAGAGAGTATATACAATCTCGACGAGTCTATTAGCTCTAACCCGAGGCAGATAGAAATCGATGATATTTCACCTGTCCTGTGTGGAAAGGCAAATAGGCTCGTCGGCATCAATGTCCCATGTGAGGTGATTATGCAGTTGTTAATGGAGGATATGGAAGGAGAGTCAGTACAACATCCTAAGGTGGTCTCTATTGTGGGATTTGGGGGTCTTGGTAAAACAACGTTGGCCAGCCAGGTCTACAAGAAAATTCATAGCAGATTTGAGTGCGCGGTGTTTGTGTTTGCATCACGAAACCGTAGCACGTCAATGATTTTAAATGACATTCTTTCGCAACTCAGATATGACGGATCGGCCGATGGCGTAAAAAGTCTCATCAATGCAACCAGAGAAAAACTCTCTTGCAAGAG GTTCCTAGTTGTAATCGATGACATAGCAAGCATAGAAACATGGAACAGTATTAGTGGTGCGTTTGTCGAAACATGGAACAGTGGAAGCAGAATTATTACAACTACACGAAGAAAGGATGTAGCTAATGCCTGCTGCTCTAGCTTCCATGGCATTGTCTATAAGATGAAACCACTAGGTTGGACGGACTCCAGAAGCTTATTTTTCAGAAGAATATATGGGTCAGATAACTACAGCCCTGAACTTGAAGAACTCATAATTGctattgatattttaaagaaatGTGGAGGAGTTCCGTTGGCTCTAGTTGTCATAGCTAGTCTTTTGGCTAGTCAAGAAGAAGTTAACAAACTGGATAATTGGTTGAAGATAAAATACTCTATGGGGTTTGAACTGGAAAGAAATCCTAACTCTAAATGGATGAAGCATATACTTAAACTTAGCTATAATAATTTATCTTCGGATCTGAAGACGTGCTTTCTATATCTTCATATGCATCCTGAAAACTATAACATCATGAAGAAAGACTTGATGAGACAATGGATAGCAGAAGGATTTATTACCCAAAAAGATAACCGAGACCTAGAAGATATTGCTGAGAGCTACTTCAGTGACCTCATAAATAGAAGCCTGATAAAGCCAGCTCAGTTTAAGCATGGTGAGGTTGTCTCCTGTCGTGTTGTGCACAATTTGTTTCTTGATCTTATTATTGAGAAGTCCACGGAGGAAAACTTTGTGACTGTAATTAGAACTGATCAAGAGTGCTCAAGACGACATAATTTTTTGATTCGCCGGCTCAGCTACCAATCAAACCGTGGTAACTTGATCCAAGCATGTGAGTCTTTACATCAAGTCCGATCCGTCATTTATTTTGGGGATCGGCTGCATCAGCGTGGTGAAAGCTTGCCTCGTCTTCAGATGTTTGAAGCCTTGAGGGTTCTACATCTGAGAATGGAAGGTTATTTTCCATTCCGTGCAATGTATGATTTGTCTCCTATATGTAACCTTTTCCAACTAAGGTATCTGAAGTTGGAAGGTAATCGTTTCCAGTTTCCTGATACAAGTGGGGAACTGCGATATTTGCAAGTGGTTGACATAAAATGCAGCGGTGATCTCGTACTCGTCGGTGGGTTTCTGAGTGATGCTTGTTTACCATCATTGCGGCATCTGAGAACTCCATGGAATGCAGAGCTCGGCAGGGGGATTAACAGGCTGACCTCTATGCGTACACTTGAAGAAATTAACTTCTGCAATTGCTCTGTTGAAAACATCCGACATCTTGGGATGCTGACCAATCTAAGGACGCTTGGTGTCATCTACAATCGCCGTCGAGGCAACGATGAAGATGACCAGACAGATATGGTAAAGTTTGCTGCTCTTGCCACTTCCCTCAGGGAACTGGGCAGCTGCAACCTCCGCTGTCTAGATTTCAATGTTGCTCTAATGGAGCACAGACAACCACCCATTGGCTTCTTGTACAGCTGGTTTCCTCCTCCGCAATTCCTTCAGAAGTTTCACCCTCAGATGATATTCTTCTTCAGGGTTCCATACTGGATACAACAGGTTGAGACTTTAACTAGTTTACGTCTCATTGTTGACAAACTCGAGGGCGATGATATGCGTGTTCTCACCAGGTTACCCTGCCTTGCTTACCTTGACTTGCAAGCGATCGAGGTTCCTGGCATGGAGATTATTATAGACAGTGTATCATTTTCAGCTCTCAAAGAACTAAAGTTGATCTATGAATCTTCCAGTTTGTCGATCGAGCCAGGAGCAATGCCAAATCTTAGAATTATGCATCTCATTGTTTTTGGCCATGCAGAGCAAGATACCAGGTCTCTAGTTGGCATTCAGCACCTTCACAACCTTGAAGACGTCATAATCACATCTGATTACAATAATGTGATGGTTGCATTTAGGGAAGCCCTCGATAGGCATCCGAGG CTATCTGTTGGATATGCTTAA